From a region of the Vanrija pseudolonga chromosome 2, complete sequence genome:
- the csn3 gene encoding COP9 signalosome complex subunit 3, with the protein MVDPSRSAGPSHAAFPSAAEYARYAPPAQTAPPPVRVPSSADALHSLIETTTSLRADGGLIPVLDTLAGPSLTDKASTRSAAHQNTLTLQGVNLASLTDDQLRRHTVGYVFVLGARLGSSKFDDALPLALRLAAVAEPAQLAAIPTRAAEFAWAILQAAESAKEVPRTLGPLQSLLAASFQGSYFTCVHSAFLEATLLTGSYDLGYQSIGRVYLSAHKGTPYLDVLTYHHHAGTVSAAVGDFAKAVELFVFAASMPTDAVSAIQVACAKRAILCELLATGNTLQLPKYTPSAVNRVLDKSIPDYHKLAKAFDARDWKGVEEASQAQVFRQDCNRGLVVQILGSVTKRRILRLRRTYSRLTLADLTAKVESDSATVAAAIERMVASGEIKATISGSPPVVTFIEDDDYASPANIAKLKQTAELSAFLKTDLAQASRALTLSPEYLKKQAQKIDGKDKGREGKGGRRPEQFGMFADDIGPAPTVRGVGSNLDDVGF; encoded by the exons CGGCAGAGTACGCGCGCtacgcgccgccagcgcagacggcaccgccgcccgtccgcgtgccttcctcggccgacgcgctgcacTCGCTCAtcgagacgacgacctcgctgcGGGCTGACGGCGGCCTGATTCCTgtgctcgacacgctcgccggACCCTCCCTCACGGATAaggcctcgacgcgctcggctgCACACCAGAACACCCTCACTCTCCAAGGTGTCAACCTCGCGTCGCTGACCGACGACCAGCTGCGTCGGCACACTGTGGGCTACGTATTTGTCCT tggcgcgcgcctcggaAGCTCAAAGTTCGACGACGCCCTTCCTCTCGCACTGCGGcttgcggccgtcgccgaacCCGCCCAGCTTGCGGCCATTCCCACTCGAG CTGCCGAGTTTGCTTGGGCTATCCTCCAGGCGGCTGAGAGTGCAAAGGAG gtTCCCCGTACACTTGGTCCCCTCCAGAGcctcctcgctgcctcgTTCCAGGGATCTTACTTCACCTGTGTCCATtccgccttcctcgaggcTACGCTGTTGACCGGTAGCTATGACCTCGGCTACCAGTCGATCGGCAGGGTTTACCTGAGCGCTCacaag GGCACTCCctacctcgacgtcctcacctaccaccaccacgctgGCACTGTCAGTGCTGCTGTTGGAGACTTTGCCAAGGCTGTGGAGCTCTTTGTCTTT GCCGCGTCCATGCCCACCGACGCCGTTTCTGCGATCCAGGTTGCGTGTGCAAAGCGCGCGATCCTCTGTGAACTTCTGGCGACTGGCAACACCCTCCAGCTGCCCAAGTACACCCCTTCGGCAGTCAACCGAGTCCTCGACAAGAGTATCCCAGACTACCACAAGCTGGCCAAGGCCTTCGATGCGCGTGACTGGAAGGGCGTTGAGGAGGCCTCGCAGGCACAGGTGTTCCGTCAG GACTGCAACCGCGGACTGGTGGTTCAGATTCTCGGTTCTGTCACCAAGCGCCGTATCCTGAGGTTGCGCCGGACGTACTCGCGCTTGACGCTCGCGGACCTTACTGCCAAGGTGGAGTCGGATTCAGCGACCGTCGCGGCTGCGATTGAGCGTATG GTTGCGTCTGGCGAGATCAAGGCCACGATCTCGGGTAGCCCACCAGTCGTCACGTTTATcgaagacgacgactacgCCTCGCCTGCCAACATTGCCAAGCTCAAGCAGACTGCCGAGCTTTCTGCCTTCCTCAAGACAGACCTGGCCCAGGCGAGCCGTGCGCTCACCCTGTCCCCAGAGTACCTCAAGAAGCAAGCGCAGAAGATTgacggcaaggacaagggaCGTGAGGGCAAGGGAGGAAGACGTCCAGAGCAGTTTGGCATgttcgccgacgacattggTCCTGCACCTACAGTCCGCGGTGTGGGCAGtaacctcgacgacgtcgggtTCTAG
- the SPBC1861.05 gene encoding Pseudouridine-metabolizing bifunctional protein has translation MVAFFALAALLPALVAAVPCVQFDAQFNLYAFGGEQDVNLGPSSSWSSPSPKPLSTVGRPPFSGANLQCLLSQSNNAVYVIGADAADATSVYIYDIAGDKWSKQTTSGGPTSTGNSRSAAVLDHDTNVLFTIPSASEGAYSLDLGLITNTAAGTAAWSNVGTPPFPLTDYKVTAALASNHILYFGVPSTPAGSANVFVIHYSYFQPQAQAYPAVGGSNFPDSAGQATSFLVQNNTVPYQVLYVPNDFSNSYVVTHYTDPGSYNITTGSPMPTSLINSTQILPPPTSKDTNAAYAASDSSVVQIDTQGNIYYIANAVSNWQVASGASWSKLSYSLKPATGTAAPTASQTSAGSASGSGAAGASKTGAKGEASSSGAAATSSSTAKPSAAAPALARKDILGFALGCAAVAAAINGRLVVTDEVEHALETGAPVVALETAIVTHGMPYPANLTTALSLERIIRSHGAVPATIALRDGRVHIGLSQLELDSLANPDPSRQAVKVSRRDLAPALALRRDGGTTVAGTMVIASSVGIQSFVTGGIGGVHRGAESSMDISADLLELGRTPMMVVCAGAKSILDIPRTLEVLETQGVCVATFGETADFPAFYTPSSGVQSPWRVGSVSDAAATVYTGLTLPSPTATLLAVPIPAEYGPRGDKVQAAVEQAVRESVEQGIDKRGKEVTPWLLKRVGELTQGSALELNVKLIENNAHIGTQVAVEVAQLARAAAGAPAPQPAQPALPSAVAEPAAPTASHLPPPSVLVVGSAAIDLTSSVSGPLVPGTTTPGTVFVSPGGVGRNIAEAAQALLPAGEVMLLSAVGTNASGTDTDAFGDLLKLELGKGGLRADGLVPLPGATSVCNLLLEKDGDLVGGVADMDIVEGLTVESVTRRLRDTAPKLVVFDCNLRPEVIEAIVATSAELGIPTLCDPTSTPKLNRLLPALRAHPRALTHLSPNQLELDHLYAAISESDDNGWEFVNSIGLGPDWRAGLEAFSNRKHRDWIRNHGVATKMVACLPFVGGFWVKAGAAGLVHLRFEASRPREGWPESLAHKVPSGPLEGQWLVLSHYPAPVITPEEIVSTTGAGDTLVGGLVAGLVGGGPEIDFVSSALERVGRSLRSRRAVA, from the exons ATGGTCGCTTTCTTCGCCTTGGCGGCTCTCCTtcccgccctcgtcgccgccgtcccctGCGTGCAGTTTGACGCCCAGTTCAACCTCTACGCGTTTGGAGGAGAGCAAGACGTCAACCTGGGTCCAAGCTCGAGCTGGTCAT CTCCTTCTCCCAAGCCCCTGTCGACCGTCGGCCGTCCCCCCTTCAGCGGTGCCAACTTGCAGTGTCTCCTTTCACAGAGCAACAACGCGGTCTACGTCATTGGTGctgatgccgccgacgctaCT TCTGTTTACATCTACGACATTGCCGGCGACAAGTGGAGCAAGCAGACGACCTCGGGTGGCCCCACCTCGACGGGCaactcgcgctcggcggccgtgctcgaccaCGACACCAACGTGCTCTTCACCATCCCCAGCGCGTCGGAGGGTGCCTACTCGCTCGACCTTGGTCTCATCACCAACACGGCTGCTGGTACCGCTGCCTGGAGCAACGTCGGCACCCCTCCCTTCCCGCTCACTGACTACAAGGTGACGGCCGCCCTTGCCTCCAACCACATCCTCTACTTTGGTGTTCCCAGCACCCCTGCCGGCTCGGCCAATGTCTTTGTCATCCACTACAGCTACTTCCAGCCCCAGGCTCAGGCATACCccgctgtcggcggcagcaACTTCCCCGACTCGGCCGGTCAGGCGACTTCGTTCCTCGTTCAGAACAACACGGTGCCCTACCAGGTTCTTTACGTCCCCAACGACTTCTCCAACTCGTACGTTGTCACCCACTACACCGACCCTGGAAGCTACAACATCACCACTGGCTCGCCCATGCCCACGTCCCTCATCAACTCGACCCAGatcctccctcccccaacGTCTAAGGACACGAACGCTGCCTATGCCGCCTCGGACTCGTCGGTCGTCCAGATTGACACCCAGGGCAACATCTACTACATTGCCAACGCCGTCTCCAACTGGCAGGTcgcctcgggcgcgtcgtggtCCAAGCTGAGCTACTCGCTCAAGCCGGCCACTGGCACTGCTGCCCCCACGGCTTCGCAGACTtcggcgggctcggcctccggctctggcgccgccggcgcctcgaAGACTGGCGCGAAGGGTGAGGCTTCGAGctctggcgctgctgctacctcgtcgtcgaccgccaAGCCTTCGGCTGCTGCCCCTGCTCTTGCTCGCAAGGACATCCTCGGCTTCGCGCTCGGCTgtgctgccgttgccgcggCCATT AACGGGCGACTGGTAGTgaccgacgaggtcgagcacgcgctcgagaccggcgcgccggtggtCGCGCTGGAGACGGCGATCGTGACGCATG GCATGCCGTACCCGGCCAACCTGACGAcggcgctctcgctcgagcgGATCATCCGCTCGCACGGCGCGGTACCAGCGACcatcgcgctgcgcgacggaCGCGTCCACATCGGCCTgtcgcagctcgagctggacaGCCTCGCGAACCCCGACCCTTCACGGCAGGCAGTCAAGGTGTCCCGGCGTGACCTGGCaccggcgctcgcgctgcgccgcgacggggGCACGACGGTGGCGGGCACGATGGTGATTGCGTCCTCTGTCGGGATCCAGTCGTTCGTCACGGGCGGCATAGGCGGCGTgcaccgcggcgccgagagca GCATGGACATCTcggccgacctcctcgagctcggccgcacGCCCATGATGGTCgtgtgcgccggcgccaagtcGATCCTCGACATTCcgcgcacgctcgaggtgctcgagacgCAGGGCGTGTGCGTCGCGACGTTTGGCGAGACGGCGGATTTCCCGGCCTTTTacacgcccagctcgggGGTTCAGTCGCCATGGAGGGTCGGCAGCGTGTCGGATGCCGCTGCGACGGTTT ACACTGGCCTCACGCTCCCATCCCCCACTGCCACGCTCCTCGCTGTGCCCATCCCCGCCGAGTACGGCCCACGCGGGGACAAGGTCcaggcggccgtcgagcaggcggtcCGCGAGAGCGTCGAGCAGGGCATCGATAAGCGCGGCAAGGAGGTCACGCCGTGGCTGCTCaaacgcgtcggcgagctgacgcagggcagcgcgctcgagctga ACGTCAAGCTTATCGAGAATAACGCACACATCGGGACACAGGTCGCGGTCGAAGTGGCACAgctggcgcgggcggcagcgggtgCTCCTGCCCCTCAGCCAGCGCAGCCTGCGCTCCCTTCCGCAGTGGCTgagccagcagcacccaccgcctcccacctcccacccccctccgtcctcgtcgtcggatcAGCCGCCATCGACCTCACCTCGAGCGTCTCCGGCCCGCTGGTACCCGGGACCACGACGCCAGGCACCGTGTTCGTGTCGCCCGGGGGCGTGGGGCGCAacatcgccgaggcggcgcaggcgcttctccccgccggcgaggtcatGCTTCTCTCTGCCGTCGGTACCAACGCCAGTGGCACCGACACGGACGCCTTTGGTGACctgctcaagctcgagctgggTAAGGGCGGCCTGCGggccgacggcctcgtcccccTCCCTGGCGCCACGTCCGTGTGTAACCTCCTGCTCGAGAAGGACGGGGACCTGGTCGGTGGCGTGGCCGACATGGACATTGTCGAGGGGCTCACCGTCGAGAGCGTcacgcgccgcctgcgcgacacggcgcccaagctcgtcgtGTTCGACTGCAATCTCCGCCCCGAGGTGATCGAGGCGATCGTGGCGACGTCCGCCGAGCTCGGTATCCCGACCCTGTGCGacccgacgtcgacgccaaaGCTCAACCGCCTCCTGCCCGCCCTGCGCGCCCACCCGCGCGCGCTGACCCACCTCTCGCCGaaccagctcgagctcgaccacctcTACGCCGCCAtcagcgagagcgacgacaacggctGGGAGTTTGTCAACTCGATCGGGCTGGGCCCCGACTGGCGTGCCGGACTCGAGGCGTTCAGCAACCGCAAGCACCGCGACTGGATCAGGAACCACGGCGTCGCCACCAAGATGGTCGCGTGCTTGCCCTTCGTCGGCGGCTTCTGGGTCAAGGcgggcgccgctggcctcgtGCATCTCCGTTTCGAggcctcgcgcccgcgcgaGGGCTGGCCAGAGAGCCTGGCGCACAAGGTCCCCTCTGGCCCGCTCGAGGGCCAGTGGCTCGTGCTCAGCCACTACCCTGCCCCTGTTATCACGCCTGAGGAAATCGTCAGCACCACTGGTGCGGGGgacacgctcgtcggcggcctcgttgCGGGCCTTGTGGGCGGAGGGCCAGAGATCGACTTTgtgtcctcggcgctcgagcgcgtgggTCGCAGCCTCCGCTCCCGCCGCGCTGTTGCCTAG